In Limisalsivibrio acetivorans, one genomic interval encodes:
- a CDS encoding beta-ketoacyl synthase N-terminal-like domain-containing protein: MKKLLDIDKSEKPELIIENEEQRGEVAIIGIGIRIGDCTGPDEFWKALMDRRDFVTPPSIERVRDTKMIVDTAGCDFLELAYLKDHDKFDSRFFRIPPQKASLMDPQEKILLETAWHAAEDAGYAGRAIYGSRTGVFIGGNGSFNTYERVVSDIDDPNTLLELLTPSMTAARISHFLNLKGPASVVDTACSSSLTAVHNACVSISRGECETAIAGACKLVLAPLRSINRTEVESADGRTRPFDEMSDGTGGGEAAVAVFLKPLDKAVRDNDSIYAVIKGSGINQNGRSQNITAPDAEVQADVIRDAWKQGGIDPSRMSFIEAHGTGTKIGDVIEIEGLAKAFETYTDKRGICPVGSVKSNAGHTDNAAGLLGLIKGALSLYHRIYPGTVHFSRPNPQIDFDNAPVYPTGEHTGLGDGELYAGVSSFGLSGTNVHVTLATPPERRRITEESKPYLFTFSAKTPEALQRLTESMDRYVKEHDLHPAEVSATLLGGREHFEHRYIYADREYRSTSDTFMNIDYQQASGSHRIVRDKRRNEDGCITPAKAREKGEELAAMLRDGQLHSVREILDIYAGGAEPLFPAELTSAGRVHLPLYPFERDRHWFGRKQKSKRFSLFDHEVIKTGRFSTYRASAGYSSSWIFSDHEIGGKRVLSGSSVVDQVFELAWRIYGDKPKLVRDLRLNHFLEVPNEGEVEIVVTVHPGDRGEHCVLEYCHNGEWRTVAEWRIEVLDEKPSRMPRTDIKKEFPKPYALREEFNQMYGDVSVSDKWDCLEYAGEGADGCGCIISVFPEYRPLAQEYPCYPPVSDIGFNFHREARECIPLLFPKMKVFGTVPPDCLAFSRLKGSDDRYAYFDVKVTDTDGNVVVEIDDYTMMRSRGGAAGYFHVKQWCDAGAFEPQGDTQPVLCFFGGEPGDVGEDVKSVCWDDYEAPVGVERISKDNLQSFVRKFYATRNRRIVYTLPDIFIEPEHTLDRLFMFLSSLASTGDGELELIIAGREPSAPLHSSAAAIGRAFELERPNTRYSFVQIQDEKPEDLFQLLDVEGFRLRVNGDRIEREILAEEQSGGPLPLNDGERYLITGGLGGIGLFMAEYISERANCDIVLASRSGFANEKEWDALLTLEDGSFRIVSALRRIQKNGCRIFTEAADVSVIRDVQKLKDGYGRFAGVFHFAGTAEDKFLSSADIDAFRKTLAPKVRGALNICEVFSDTDFTILASSLSAITGAPGQAGYAAANAFLDSLAERDEAGRIKSLAWTEWKDVGMAAGVEVVRDESFAPLSNLEAKLCLDSIPESSYTAVGKSTDPNKTLLMEGSRIRETYFTSDEIAGDELGDIELTGAEEFTSTQRIIAAVWGEELGYDTLDLYDDYEDLGGDSITSLGIHEDLQKRFGIKFSFNELFEKQTIADMARYIDKLLFQKEKVSTGEDDDILVLKEDGERKVICFPPGTVYGYTYYDIAKLIDGFSFYSFNYKAFDNPAEAFADITESIQPEDGLILLGFSVGGNLAYEVARVLEKRGREIDAMIFIDNYRRYETFSFSDEEYRNNAQEYLAMVDERYLKTENRESLLKAIEHFDRYMDSRYEEEPVNAPIHYVRGNEMELDIPFKVSKEGWEELTPSFTVYEGSGEHPEMLRSGHIEKNVGILQSILVRL; the protein is encoded by the coding sequence ATGAAGAAGCTTCTGGATATAGATAAGAGTGAAAAACCTGAATTGATAATAGAGAACGAAGAGCAGAGGGGCGAGGTTGCCATTATCGGCATAGGCATCCGCATTGGTGACTGTACCGGCCCGGATGAGTTTTGGAAAGCCCTGATGGATAGGCGTGATTTTGTAACACCACCCAGCATTGAGAGGGTTCGTGATACTAAGATGATAGTAGACACAGCCGGTTGCGATTTTCTGGAGCTTGCCTATCTCAAGGACCATGACAAGTTCGACAGCCGCTTTTTCAGGATCCCTCCGCAAAAGGCCTCCCTCATGGACCCGCAGGAGAAGATCCTTCTGGAGACAGCGTGGCACGCCGCAGAGGATGCGGGCTATGCAGGTAGAGCCATATACGGGAGTAGGACAGGGGTTTTCATCGGCGGAAACGGAAGCTTCAACACATATGAGCGTGTGGTTTCGGATATTGATGATCCGAACACGCTTCTCGAGCTTCTCACCCCCTCCATGACTGCGGCGAGGATCTCCCATTTCCTCAACCTGAAAGGTCCGGCATCTGTGGTGGACACCGCCTGCTCTTCATCACTCACAGCTGTGCATAACGCATGCGTTTCCATATCCAGGGGTGAGTGTGAGACTGCCATAGCGGGTGCATGTAAGCTGGTTCTGGCCCCTTTGAGGAGCATAAACAGAACAGAGGTCGAATCCGCAGACGGCAGAACCAGGCCCTTCGATGAGATGTCTGACGGCACAGGGGGCGGGGAGGCGGCGGTGGCCGTGTTCCTTAAGCCCCTTGATAAAGCCGTTCGGGATAACGACAGCATATATGCCGTAATCAAGGGGAGCGGGATAAACCAGAACGGTCGCTCCCAGAATATAACCGCACCCGATGCTGAGGTGCAGGCGGATGTTATACGTGATGCATGGAAACAGGGGGGGATAGACCCCTCCCGGATGTCTTTCATAGAGGCCCACGGAACCGGAACGAAAATCGGAGATGTCATAGAGATAGAGGGGCTTGCAAAGGCCTTTGAAACATATACGGATAAAAGGGGTATCTGCCCCGTGGGCTCGGTTAAATCTAATGCAGGACACACAGATAACGCCGCCGGACTGCTGGGGCTTATAAAGGGGGCACTCTCACTGTACCACAGGATATATCCCGGAACTGTACATTTTAGCCGCCCGAACCCCCAGATTGATTTCGATAACGCACCAGTGTATCCAACCGGCGAACACACTGGGCTTGGTGACGGTGAGCTTTATGCAGGGGTGAGCTCCTTCGGTCTGAGCGGTACTAATGTGCATGTAACACTTGCAACCCCTCCGGAGAGGCGGAGGATTACGGAGGAGAGTAAACCCTATCTGTTCACCTTCTCCGCAAAGACACCGGAAGCCCTTCAAAGGCTTACGGAAAGTATGGATAGGTACGTAAAAGAGCATGATCTCCACCCCGCAGAGGTGTCGGCAACCCTCCTTGGCGGAAGGGAGCACTTTGAGCATAGATATATCTATGCGGACAGGGAGTATAGAAGCACCTCTGATACCTTCATGAATATTGATTATCAGCAGGCTTCCGGTTCACACCGCATCGTTAGGGACAAGAGGCGCAATGAGGATGGTTGTATAACCCCGGCAAAGGCCAGAGAGAAGGGGGAAGAGCTTGCGGCCATGCTCAGGGACGGACAGCTTCATTCAGTAAGGGAGATTCTTGATATCTATGCGGGCGGAGCCGAACCCCTCTTCCCCGCAGAACTCACCAGTGCCGGAAGGGTTCATCTCCCCCTTTACCCCTTCGAACGTGATAGACACTGGTTCGGCAGAAAGCAGAAAAGTAAACGTTTCAGCCTCTTTGACCACGAGGTAATAAAAACAGGAAGATTCTCCACATACAGGGCGAGCGCCGGATACTCCTCATCATGGATATTCAGTGACCACGAAATAGGAGGGAAACGGGTTCTCTCAGGGTCTTCAGTAGTGGACCAGGTATTTGAGCTGGCATGGCGGATATACGGAGACAAACCGAAGCTTGTGAGGGATCTGCGCCTGAACCACTTCCTTGAGGTTCCTAACGAGGGTGAGGTAGAGATTGTGGTCACAGTCCATCCCGGGGATAGGGGTGAGCACTGTGTGCTGGAGTACTGCCACAACGGCGAATGGCGCACAGTGGCGGAGTGGCGCATAGAAGTGCTTGATGAGAAGCCCAGCCGGATGCCCCGTACCGATATAAAAAAGGAATTTCCAAAGCCCTATGCCCTGAGGGAGGAGTTTAACCAAATGTATGGGGATGTTTCTGTAAGCGATAAATGGGACTGCCTTGAGTACGCAGGAGAGGGTGCGGATGGATGCGGATGCATAATCTCAGTTTTTCCCGAGTACAGACCCCTTGCGCAGGAATACCCCTGTTATCCTCCAGTCTCGGATATCGGCTTCAACTTCCATAGGGAAGCAAGAGAGTGTATACCGCTTCTCTTCCCGAAGATGAAGGTCTTCGGCACGGTTCCGCCCGACTGTCTGGCGTTCTCCCGCCTGAAAGGCTCGGATGACAGGTATGCTTATTTCGATGTAAAAGTTACGGACACCGATGGCAATGTCGTTGTGGAAATAGATGATTATACGATGATGCGAAGCCGTGGAGGGGCGGCGGGTTACTTCCATGTCAAGCAGTGGTGCGATGCCGGAGCCTTTGAACCGCAGGGAGATACACAGCCGGTACTCTGCTTTTTCGGAGGTGAGCCCGGTGATGTTGGAGAGGATGTGAAATCTGTTTGCTGGGATGACTACGAAGCACCCGTAGGGGTGGAGCGCATCTCCAAAGACAACCTCCAGAGCTTTGTGAGAAAATTCTATGCAACCCGGAACAGGCGAATCGTATATACGCTCCCCGATATTTTTATCGAGCCGGAACATACACTGGACAGGCTTTTTATGTTTCTCTCCTCCCTTGCATCTACGGGTGACGGTGAGCTGGAACTCATCATCGCCGGAAGGGAGCCCTCAGCTCCTCTGCATTCCTCTGCAGCTGCCATCGGCAGAGCCTTTGAGTTGGAGAGACCAAACACAAGGTACAGCTTTGTGCAAATACAGGATGAGAAACCGGAAGACCTATTCCAGCTCCTTGATGTGGAGGGTTTTCGCCTTCGTGTTAACGGTGACCGTATTGAGCGGGAGATACTCGCTGAAGAGCAGTCAGGTGGCCCTCTACCACTGAACGATGGGGAGAGGTATCTTATAACTGGCGGACTTGGCGGGATAGGGCTGTTCATGGCGGAATACATATCCGAAAGGGCAAACTGCGACATTGTGCTCGCCTCACGCTCCGGCTTTGCGAATGAGAAAGAATGGGACGCTCTGCTTACCCTCGAAGATGGATCATTCAGGATTGTTTCTGCACTGCGCAGGATTCAGAAGAACGGATGCAGAATCTTCACCGAAGCGGCGGATGTGAGCGTTATCAGAGATGTACAAAAACTCAAAGATGGCTACGGCCGCTTTGCCGGAGTATTTCATTTCGCAGGAACAGCAGAGGACAAGTTCCTTAGCTCGGCAGATATAGATGCGTTCAGAAAAACCCTTGCACCCAAGGTAAGGGGTGCGCTTAACATATGCGAGGTATTCAGCGATACGGATTTCACAATACTGGCCTCCTCCCTTTCCGCCATCACGGGAGCACCCGGACAGGCGGGGTATGCAGCGGCAAACGCCTTCCTAGATTCCCTTGCAGAAAGGGATGAAGCCGGAAGGATAAAATCACTGGCGTGGACAGAGTGGAAGGATGTTGGTATGGCCGCAGGCGTTGAGGTGGTGCGTGATGAATCCTTTGCCCCTCTTAGTAATCTGGAGGCGAAGCTGTGCCTCGACAGTATACCCGAATCGTCATACACCGCCGTTGGGAAAAGCACGGATCCCAACAAGACCCTCCTGATGGAGGGGAGCAGGATAAGGGAGACGTACTTCACCTCCGATGAGATTGCCGGGGATGAGCTTGGGGATATTGAGCTCACGGGTGCTGAGGAATTCACAAGTACCCAGAGGATAATAGCCGCCGTATGGGGGGAAGAGCTTGGGTATGATACGCTGGATCTTTACGATGATTATGAGGATCTTGGCGGAGATTCCATTACATCCCTCGGCATCCATGAAGACCTGCAGAAGCGGTTCGGCATTAAGTTCTCTTTCAATGAGCTTTTCGAGAAGCAGACCATTGCCGATATGGCCAGATATATAGATAAGCTTTTGTTTCAGAAGGAGAAAGTGAGCACCGGCGAGGATGATGATATCCTTGTCCTCAAGGAGGATGGGGAGCGGAAGGTGATCTGCTTTCCTCCCGGAACTGTATACGGCTACACCTACTATGATATCGCAAAGCTTATCGATGGCTTCAGCTTCTATTCCTTTAACTATAAAGCATTTGACAATCCGGCCGAGGCCTTTGCGGACATTACGGAATCGATTCAGCCCGAAGACGGGCTCATACTCCTCGGGTTTTCCGTTGGGGGGAATCTCGCCTACGAGGTTGCACGTGTTTTGGAGAAGCGGGGAAGGGAAATAGATGCTATGATCTTCATAGACAACTACCGCAGGTATGAGACGTTCAGCTTCAGCGATGAGGAGTACCGTAATAACGCGCAGGAATATCTTGCGATGGTGGATGAACGATATCTTAAGACGGAGAACAGGGAAAGCCTCCTGAAAGCGATAGAGCACTTCGACAGGTATATGGACTCCCGATACGAAGAGGAGCCAGTAAACGCCCCGATACACTACGTTAGAGGAAATGAGATGGAGCTTGATATTCCCTTTAAGGTATCGAAGGAGGGGTGGGAAGAGCTTACCCCGAGCTTCACGGTTTACGAAGGGAGCGGAGAGCACCCTGAAATGCTCAGGAGCGGTCACATAGAAAAGAATGTTGGCATATTGCAAAGTATACTGGTAAGGTTGTAG